Genomic DNA from Corallococcus macrosporus:
GTGTCTGTGTCGGCGTTCGAGCAGGGCTGTGAGGGGAAGGCCGTGACGGCGCAGAGCCGTCAGTCCACGCTGCGCGAGGGTGGCGTTTCCGAGGTGGCGTTCGTGGTTGCGGCGACGGACGCGGACCGGGATGGCTACGTCAGCGTGGCAACGGGGGGCTCGGATTGCAGTGATGAACTCGCCGAGGTGAACCCTGGAGCGGCGGAGCTTTGCAACGAAGCCGACGACAACTGTAACGGGGCGAAGGACGAGGGACTGGGACTGGGCGATACATGTGCCACGGAACTGGGCTGCATGGGCGTCAAGGTCTGCGGACAGGGTGGGGCGGTGACGTGTGTCGCGCAGACCGAGCAGGCCGCCTGGGCGGACGACGACCAGGACGGGCACGGTGATACTTCGCGGGGCCAGGTTCCTGTGTGTTCGAGCACGTTGCCTCCGAACCGGTTACCCCTCACCGCGCCTCATGACGACTGCGATGACGATGATGCTCGCATCCACCCGGGGGCGGTGGAAGTCTGCAATGAGCTGGATGATAACTGTATCAATGGCACGGATGAGGGGTTCGGCATTGGGCAGGCCTGCACTGATCCTACGTATCAGTGCGTAAATGGTAGGGTGTTCTGTGGAAGAGACGGTGGGACGCAGTGCCTGCCGCCTGCCACGGTGCCCACGTGGTATCCGGACGATGATCAGGATTTCTTCGGTGCATCGGATGGCGGAGTGCTGTCCTGTCCTGTTCCCGCACCGGGCTTCGTGAATCAAAGAGGAGACTGTGATGACGGAAATCCATTCATCCATCCCAATGCCCTCGAACTCTGTGATGAACAGGATAATAACTGTAACAACTTGGTTGATGAGAATGGAGCTTGTCGAGGTGACGGGCCCACCTGGGTCAGTGAGAGCGTGAATAATGGCGGGCCCGCACTGCGTGGAGTGTCTTTGTTTGGAGATGGTGGTGTCTGGGTTGTTGGGGACGATTCGACCCGAGCCATAAAGCCGTCAGGTTCGAGCAGCTTTACTGTGCTGCCAGGAAAGTGCACGGGTGGAACAACGCAGCGTGCTTTGTACGGCGTGTGGGCACATCCCCAAACTGGTGTTGCTTATATCGGGGGTGATAACGACATCCTGACGATACAATCGCCGTCAAGTTCATGGTGTGACCCGTACAAACCTCCCTCCGCATCGGGAACAACGACAAGTTTGAAAGGATTCGTCGGAAATGATGGAGGTGTCCTCATTGTCGGCGTCGGCTCGTTGAGCAATGGCACAGTTGGTGGTTCCTTCGAGTGGGACGGCGGCATCGCGACGGTTCCAGTACAGTCCTACTCGGGCCAGCCCCTTTTTGGTGTGGATGGTGTTTCGCAAACGCTGCTCTTCGCCGTTGGGGACGCCAGTGGTCGGAGCAACATTCTCCGTAGGAGTGGCGGATCAGGAGGATGGGTTCCAGAAGCCAGCGTTCCTGATGCTGGTGCGTTGTGGGCCGTTGATGTGGTTAATAATAAGCTCGCTTATGCTGTGGGGGCCAATGGGACCTTCCTGGCTTGGAATGGCGCCACGTGGTCTATTGGGTATGGTCCGGTTACCAATGACATTTTGACAGGAGTCCTGGCTTTCGGATCCAACTCTGTCTATGTGGTTTCGGCCAACGGATACATCTTCCGGTATAATGGACGGGCCTGGACTCAGTTTTCGGTAGGTATGAGCCTCTACGATATTGAGGGCACCAGCCCTGAGGACATTTGGGCGGTCGGGAACTTCGGCAACGTCTTCCACTATCCCGGGTGGCCGCAGTGACGAAGAAGGGACCCCCGAAACATTCCCCGCCGTCCGACGCACCGAAGCATGATGCCCGGTCGATGCGTCACGACACTCCCGTGGATGTTCCCGCCGTGGATGCGTCCACGGTGCTTCCCGTGCGAAACACAGACACGCCGTGGGCCTCCGGACCCGAGGGCGCGCTGGGACAGCTGCGCGCACTTGAAACACTGGAGTCCGCCTACGACGCCTGGGCGGAGCTGAAGCGCGAACACGCAGCCTCCGTCATCCAGTTCCGCGAGGAACAGGCCCGGCTCACGCAGCAGGGCTCGTTCCTCCTGGGCGCCGTGCGCGCCGCGGGCATGGACTCCGGTTCAACGGCTCCGGGCCTTCAGCCACAGGGCGCCGCCAGTGACTTCCTTCGCGACGCGGAAGCCAAGCTCGCCAAGGCGCGGGACGCCGTCTCCCAGCGCGAATCGGAGAGCGAAGCCCGCTACCAGGCCGCGTTCACGGAGGTCCGCGCCACGCTCCTGGACCGCGTCCAGCGCTACCTCCAGCGCAGCCGTCCACACCTCACGCTGCTTCTGCGCAGAGTGGGCGCGGAGCGATCCATCCTCCACGTCGCGCGCATCCAGCCGGATGAAGCCGTGCTGCTCTGCTACCTGCTCACGCAGCGGGTGCCCTCCCGCTACGGCTTCCTCTTCGACGACTCCACCGAGGAGCTGTCCCTCCCGCCCGCGCCGCTCTACGCGGAGGAGTCCGTCGCCTCCGATGCCATCCGCCCGGACGCGCCGGGCCTGCTGCGCGCCATCGACGCAAGCGCGGACGTCCTACCGCTCAAGGGCTTCATCCCCCTGCGCGTGCCCAGGCCCGGAGGAGGGGAGGACTTCTTCCGCCTCCTCCAGCGAGGCGCCGTGATGGAGGTGGAGATCGCGGACGGTCCGGACTTCCGCAGCATCCTTTCCCGCGAAGAGTCGGAACGCTTCGCGGGCCACCTCCTGCGCCTCAAGTTGGAGGAGCGCATCGGCCTCGACATCGAGGCCGGGTAGACGCGCTTAGTTCGTCCGCACGATGCCCACTTCCGCGGTGCCCGCCAGGACGACGCTGCCGAGGAAGAGGTTGTCGGACTCCGGGCCGCCCATGCGCACGGCCTGGAAGATGACCATGTAGGTCTGCTTGGGGGTCGGGAACGCCGTGGCGGGAATCGTCACGCGCGCCTCGCGGAACGTCGCGGGCGTCGCCGCCAGCTGGAGGAACTCCACCGGCGTCGTCGGCACGTTCGAATAGGTGGACTGGCCCTTCTCCCCGTTCGCGCCCAGCGGCACCACCGTCACGAAGCCCAGCGTGCGGTCCTGGTTGGGCGGAGGCGCCGGCCGGTCGAACGCGAACGCCGTGTTGGCGTTGATCCGCACGAAGCCCTCCGCCGGGTGGAACGCCGGGATGGCCTCCTTCGTGGGCGAGTCCTCCACCCGCGCCTCGTACTTCGTCCCGCCCTGCTCCGCGAAGAACGAGTACGTCGCGCCCGACGCGTACTGGAGGTCATCCGTGGAGTCGCTCGTTACACCGTAGCTGCCGCCGCCCTGGCCGTTGAGCGGGACGCCCGCCGCGCTGCCCGCGCGCAGCGTCACCGTGGCGCCGCTCAGCCCCTCCGGCTGCGCGTTCTCCCCCTTCTTCGTCCCGAAGAACACGAACGCCGCCGTCTGCCCGGGGAAGCTCACCACGTCCCCTCCGTCCGGCCCGCCGTAGGTCCCCGCGTCGTAACCCGCCAGCGCGGACGCGGACACGTCCACCTGCGGCGTCGCGAGCAGGGTGCCCACCATCACGTGGTCCGCCGTGAGCTGGTTGGTCGTCTTCTCCAGGTCGCAGGCGAGCGGCGACAACACGGACACGGTGGCGAGGGCGGACAGCAAAAGGCGTTTCATGGGCACTCTCTTGCGCGGGGCACGGATGGACAGCTGACAGCAGCCAACCATACCGCGCGTGTTGACCCATAGGCGCGGGGCCCCGGCGGGGTATCCTGCACGCCGCTCGTGCAACGCCTCCGCATCCACTCCTCTGGCCGCCGCTTCCTCCACCGGCTCGGCTTCTCGCTCGTCATGGCGGCCCTGTTCGGCTGCCTGCTGGGGCTGCTCGTCTCCCAGCGCGACACGGGCCCCGCTCGGCCGGAGGACGCGCCCGCTCCCCTGCTGTCGCCCTCCGGCTTCATCGACGGCATCTCCGCCTGGCTCGACGGCGGCGAGCGCGTCTTCTACGACTGGCGCATCCGCCAGCTCGGCGAGGTCTCCGAGCGCTCCGACCGCGTGGTGCTCGTCTCCATCGACGACGACACGCTCGCCGAGGCCCAGCAGGGGCCCCGCGCGGACATCGCCGCGTACCCGTGGCCGCGCCAGGTCATGGGCGGCATGGTCCACCGGCTGATGGAGGAGGGCGCCTCCGTGGTGATGCTGGACTTCGCCTATCCGGAGCTCAGCCCCCGCGCCTGCGTCACGCCCACGCGCTCCGGCCGGGGCGCCCTGTCCCAGGACGACGACGCGCTCCGGGCCCTGCTGGACCAGAACCCCGGCCACTCCGTGCTCGCCTTCCGCTGGGGCGCCGAGGGCACCCGCACGCTGCCCCCCACCGGCCGCCTGTGGCCATATCGCGTTCGCCTGGGCAGCTACCCCGGCGTCACCGAGGCCCGCGCCCGCGCCCAGTCCGTGCTCGCGCTCCAGCGGCCCGCGTTCCTCATCCCCGCGGGCAAGGGCCTGGAGGTCTGGGCCGGCGTCGCGGACGAGGGCGAGGGCCGCAGCCTGGGCGAACAGCTGGGCACCGCCGCCGCGTCCATCCAGGAGCGCCGCGCCGCGGACGACGCCTTCCGCGTGGCGCCGTCGGATTTGTTCCTCGCCCTGGCCTCCGTGCAGGTGCAGGGGTTGGACCCCGAGAAGCTCCTGGAGGTGCGCCAGCTCCAGCACCCGGTGACGCCGCTGCTCAGCCCGGCCAGCGGCTACGGCGCCACCACGCTGCCCGCGGATCCCGACGGCGTGGTGCGCGGCGTGCCCCACCTGGTCGCGTACAGCCCTCGCGGCGGTGAGCGCTACGTCCTGCCCTCGCTGCCCCTGGCCGCCGCCATGCGGCTCGCGGGCACGCAGAAGCTGCGGTACGCGGACGGGCGCCTGTACATCGGGGACAAGTACTCCGTGCCCATGGACGCGGCCGGCTACAGCCTCCTGCGCTGGGAGGCCCCATCCGCCACCCGGGGCGCACGCGGCCCGCTCGCCCGCTCCATCCGCGCGTGGAACGTGCTGCTCAACCTCTTCGACACGCAGGAGGCCCGGCCCGCACGCTTCGACCATGACCTGGACGGCCGCGCCGTCATCCTCACCAAC
This window encodes:
- a CDS encoding adenylate/guanylate cyclase domain-containing protein, which translates into the protein MQRLRIHSSGRRFLHRLGFSLVMAALFGCLLGLLVSQRDTGPARPEDAPAPLLSPSGFIDGISAWLDGGERVFYDWRIRQLGEVSERSDRVVLVSIDDDTLAEAQQGPRADIAAYPWPRQVMGGMVHRLMEEGASVVMLDFAYPELSPRACVTPTRSGRGALSQDDDALRALLDQNPGHSVLAFRWGAEGTRTLPPTGRLWPYRVRLGSYPGVTEARARAQSVLALQRPAFLIPAGKGLEVWAGVADEGEGRSLGEQLGTAAASIQERRAADDAFRVAPSDLFLALASVQVQGLDPEKLLEVRQLQHPVTPLLSPASGYGATTLPADPDGVVRGVPHLVAYSPRGGERYVLPSLPLAAAMRLAGTQKLRYADGRLYIGDKYSVPMDAAGYSLLRWEAPSATRGARGPLARSIRAWNVLLNLFDTQEARPARFDHDLDGRAVILTNTSSYAPERRVTPIGPGIANGAVLGQALANILASDGITRAPPKVDMLATMGLAFIGAFLALSCSWLLRSVGGAFLFVCVAVAAGAGYVGAAGYVFVHDKLWIAVAGPLWSGGLAFLVTTLYAFRTEQDVREFVHSALGRYVSPEVARLVARDVSLMKPERRQMTVYLCDIEGFTRLSEALPPEQLVPLLNTFLTEMTAVVRATVGQVDKYIGDSVMAFWGAPVRTDRHAHLACEAALKLQAALAQKQPLWEKQFGHRLSVRAGIDTGDLLVGDMGSELKSHYTVMGDAVSMAGRLEAANKQYGTQVLVGQTTAQLASDAYVFREVDRVLLRDQSQPVRLHELLGRRGEFSPEKQAGMALYEKALIAYYGRDFLVAQELFRRCTVEHGDPVARVYVQRCQRLIQTPPPADWDGVIRWGRRSTDSR
- a CDS encoding putative metal-binding motif-containing protein, with the translated sequence MSRLRVLWVSLLGLALVRCTVPSLEDLWREKGFCAAGDEDCGMLRIRVDAQGFEPGCLKFEAKEAGRDATLTATVPYRGTARAGKTLTQGFSPPKDWGLGVTVSVSAFEQGCEGKAVTAQSRQSTLREGGVSEVAFVVAATDADRDGYVSVATGGSDCSDELAEVNPGAAELCNEADDNCNGAKDEGLGLGDTCATELGCMGVKVCGQGGAVTCVAQTEQAAWADDDQDGHGDTSRGQVPVCSSTLPPNRLPLTAPHDDCDDDDARIHPGAVEVCNELDDNCINGTDEGFGIGQACTDPTYQCVNGRVFCGRDGGTQCLPPATVPTWYPDDDQDFFGASDGGVLSCPVPAPGFVNQRGDCDDGNPFIHPNALELCDEQDNNCNNLVDENGACRGDGPTWVSESVNNGGPALRGVSLFGDGGVWVVGDDSTRAIKPSGSSSFTVLPGKCTGGTTQRALYGVWAHPQTGVAYIGGDNDILTIQSPSSSWCDPYKPPSASGTTTSLKGFVGNDGGVLIVGVGSLSNGTVGGSFEWDGGIATVPVQSYSGQPLFGVDGVSQTLLFAVGDASGRSNILRRSGGSGGWVPEASVPDAGALWAVDVVNNKLAYAVGANGTFLAWNGATWSIGYGPVTNDILTGVLAFGSNSVYVVSANGYIFRYNGRAWTQFSVGMSLYDIEGTSPEDIWAVGNFGNVFHYPGWPQ